A single genomic interval of Procambarus clarkii isolate CNS0578487 chromosome 61, FALCON_Pclarkii_2.0, whole genome shotgun sequence harbors:
- the LOC123753321 gene encoding transcription elongation factor 1 homolog: protein MGRRKSKRKPPPKRKNIEPLDTQFNCPFCNHEKSCEVKMNKPRNAGRVSCLVCLEDFQCTINYLSEPVDVYNEWIDACETAN, encoded by the exons ATGGGTCGTCGCAAGTCAAAGAGAAAGCCACCTCCAAAGAGGAAGAATATTGAACCACTGGATACGCAATTTAATTGTCCATTCTGTAATCACGAAAAGTCATGTGAAGTTAAAAT GAATAAACCAAGGAATGCTGGAAGAGTTTCATGCCTTGTGTGTCTGGAAGACTTCCAGTGTACTATTAACTACCTCTCGGAACCTGTTGATGTTTACAATGAATGGATTGATGCTTGTGAAACTGCAAACTGA